Proteins encoded in a region of the Saccharothrix ecbatanensis genome:
- a CDS encoding ABC transporter permease subunit, translating to MAAELIRKTLRDNRGNALGWGAVLVASVGLQLAVYPAVRDARGDLDRLLDAYPEAFKALFGVQGSFTSGVGYVQAEVFGFLAPLVLLGVAIGQAARATAAEERAGTLDLLLASPVSRTRVLADKALAIMVGLLGVAAALAGVLVVGSRVVGLDVPVSGLVAACASAAVVALPFGALALLVGAGTGRPGLAVAVPVGVALPAFLLDALSVLSDDLRPWRVLSPFHHAGIDDALAGRPDWGGLALLLLVTAVVLGAAVAVFQRHDVTR from the coding sequence GTGGCCGCTGAGCTGATCAGGAAGACGCTGCGGGACAACCGCGGCAACGCCTTGGGCTGGGGTGCGGTGCTCGTGGCGAGTGTCGGCCTCCAGCTGGCCGTCTACCCGGCGGTCCGGGACGCCCGCGGTGACCTCGACCGGTTGCTCGACGCCTATCCGGAGGCGTTCAAGGCGTTGTTCGGCGTGCAGGGCTCGTTCACCAGCGGCGTCGGGTACGTGCAGGCCGAGGTGTTCGGCTTCCTCGCGCCGCTGGTGCTGCTCGGCGTGGCGATCGGCCAGGCCGCCCGCGCCACCGCGGCAGAGGAACGGGCCGGGACGCTGGACCTGCTGCTCGCCAGCCCGGTGTCCCGCACCAGGGTGCTGGCCGACAAAGCACTCGCGATCATGGTCGGCCTGCTGGGCGTCGCAGCGGCGTTGGCGGGGGTGCTCGTCGTCGGTAGCCGCGTGGTCGGCTTGGACGTACCGGTCTCCGGTCTGGTCGCCGCCTGCGCGTCCGCGGCGGTGGTCGCACTGCCGTTCGGGGCACTCGCCCTGCTCGTCGGCGCGGGCACGGGACGTCCTGGATTGGCGGTCGCAGTGCCGGTGGGTGTCGCGTTGCCCGCGTTCCTGCTCGACGCCCTGTCCGTGCTGAGCGACGACCTGCGGCCGTGGCGCGTGCTCTCGCCGTTCCACCACGCGGGGATCGACGACGCACTGGCCGGCCGCCCCGACTGGGGCGGGCTCGCGCTGCTGCTGCTCGTCACGGCGGTCGTGCTGGGTGCGGCGGTAGCCGTGTTCCAGCGCCACGACGTCACACGATGA
- a CDS encoding ABC transporter ATP-binding protein, whose product MTVVVHTRQLTKNYGRREALHHLDLDLHAGEVYGLLGPNGAGKTTAIRLLMDLIRPTRGRIVLFGEDLTTGSVQARQRIGYVPGDLGLYGRLTGEEHLRLLAGLRGHPDLTDARVLAKRLDLDLSRRAGELSKGNRQKLGIVQAFLHRPELVILDEPASGLDPVAQREFHAHLREFAAEGGTALFSSHVLSEVEQVADRVGILLSGSLVVDAKVAALKAKALRALTFDFAEPVSAAVFEAVAGVQEVRSDGTRVHCRVVGPVGELVRAAALFPLVNVTSQEPDLQEIFLDYVEGEDRGR is encoded by the coding sequence ATGACCGTCGTCGTCCACACCAGACAGCTGACCAAGAACTACGGCCGCCGAGAGGCGCTGCACCACCTGGACCTGGACCTGCACGCCGGCGAGGTCTACGGGCTCCTCGGCCCGAACGGCGCGGGCAAGACCACCGCGATCCGCCTGTTGATGGACCTGATCCGTCCCACACGGGGCCGGATCGTGCTCTTCGGCGAAGACCTCACCACCGGCTCGGTCCAGGCTCGACAGCGCATCGGCTACGTGCCGGGCGACCTCGGGCTCTACGGCCGGCTCACCGGCGAGGAGCACCTGCGGCTGCTCGCAGGCCTGCGCGGACACCCCGACCTGACCGACGCGCGTGTGCTGGCCAAGCGGCTCGACCTCGACCTGAGCCGCCGCGCGGGCGAGCTGTCCAAGGGCAACCGGCAGAAGCTGGGCATCGTGCAGGCGTTCCTGCACCGCCCCGAACTGGTGATCCTGGACGAGCCCGCGAGCGGCCTCGACCCGGTGGCCCAGCGCGAGTTCCACGCCCACCTGCGTGAGTTCGCCGCCGAAGGCGGGACTGCGCTGTTCTCCTCCCACGTGCTGTCGGAGGTCGAGCAGGTCGCCGACCGCGTCGGCATCCTGCTCTCGGGCAGCCTGGTGGTCGACGCGAAGGTCGCCGCGCTGAAGGCCAAGGCGTTGCGGGCGTTGACGTTCGACTTCGCGGAGCCGGTGTCGGCTGCGGTCTTCGAGGCTGTCGCCGGTGTGCAGGAGGTCCGCTCGGACGGCACCCGCGTGCACTGCCGGGTCGTCGGCCCGGTCGGCGAGCTGGTGCGTGCCGCGGCGTTGTTCCCCCTGGTCAACGTGACCAGCCAGGAACCCGACCTGCAAGAGATCTTCCTCGACTACGTGGAGGGCGAGGACCGTGGCCGCTGA
- a CDS encoding SHOCT domain-containing protein — protein MHWYNGYGMGYGGVMMALIGLLLLGGAVAITVLAMRRPHEDSGSAQRILEDRLARGEIDADEFRRVRDLLRTR, from the coding sequence ATGCACTGGTACAACGGTTACGGCATGGGCTACGGCGGCGTGATGATGGCCCTGATCGGGCTCCTGCTGCTCGGTGGTGCGGTCGCGATCACCGTGTTGGCGATGCGTCGGCCGCACGAAGACTCGGGTTCCGCCCAGCGCATCCTGGAGGACAGGTTGGCCAGGGGCGAGATCGACGCGGACGAGTTCCGACGGGTTCGCGATCTCCTGCGGACCCGGTGA
- a CDS encoding PLD nuclease N-terminal domain-containing protein, with the protein MTRHKTWLETTSAQRRGILALSAVEVVLAGVAWADLARRPAETVNGRKRWWATVIAVNIVGPLAYFRWGRKGHAPRFHRNSDRCRRHAPNANSTTA; encoded by the coding sequence ATGACGAGGCACAAGACCTGGTTGGAGACGACCTCCGCCCAACGGCGGGGCATCCTGGCGCTGAGCGCGGTGGAGGTCGTGCTCGCCGGGGTGGCGTGGGCGGACCTCGCCCGCCGCCCCGCCGAGACCGTCAACGGCCGCAAGCGCTGGTGGGCCACGGTGATCGCGGTGAACATCGTCGGCCCACTGGCCTACTTCCGCTGGGGCCGCAAGGGACACGCACCCCGGTTTCACCGGAACAGTGACCGGTGCAGGCGCCACGCGCCGAACGCGAACAGCACGACCGCGTAG
- a CDS encoding universal stress protein, whose product MDGFKRIVVGVDGSPASKAALAWAVRHAEERVARVTAVSVCQVHPVPSDASPPLGTGPDAFRGMHERLLREAVAGAGPEAEGVEQLVPTGGPGPVLVELSKDADILVLGGHGYHRAGLEVVGSVAAYCLRRAHCPVVIVPVGGKDDDNADGARLSRTAQEFR is encoded by the coding sequence GTGGATGGTTTCAAGCGAATCGTGGTCGGTGTCGACGGATCACCGGCGAGCAAGGCGGCACTGGCCTGGGCGGTGCGGCACGCCGAGGAGCGCGTCGCGCGGGTGACCGCGGTGTCGGTGTGCCAGGTGCACCCGGTGCCCTCGGACGCGTCGCCGCCACTGGGGACCGGACCGGACGCGTTTCGCGGCATGCACGAGCGCCTTCTGCGCGAGGCGGTGGCGGGAGCCGGGCCGGAGGCCGAGGGCGTGGAACAGCTCGTGCCGACCGGCGGTCCCGGACCGGTTCTGGTCGAGCTGTCGAAGGACGCAGACATCCTGGTCCTGGGTGGCCACGGCTACCACAGGGCAGGACTGGAGGTAGTCGGGTCGGTGGCCGCGTACTGCCTGCGGCGTGCCCACTGCCCCGTCGTGATCGTCCCGGTGGGAGGGAAGGACGATGACAACGCGGACGGTGCTCGCCTGTCGCGGACTGCGCAAGAGTTTCGGTGA